A window of Oryctolagus cuniculus chromosome 2, mOryCun1.1, whole genome shotgun sequence genomic DNA:
cattgctggggccagcgccatggctcacttggttaatcctccacctgtggcactagcatcccatatgggcaccaggttctagtctcggctgctcctcttccagtccagctctctgctgtggcccaggaaggcagtagaggatggcccaagtgcttgggcccctgcacctgcatgggagaccaggaagaagcacctggctcctggcttcagatgggcacagcgccggccgtagcatccatttggggagtgaaccaatgggaaaaagacctttctctctgtctctctctctctcactgtcaaataaatttaaaaaaagagagagagaaacagtgctaagaaatttaatgaaaataattcaaaaaagttttttaagGATTTTCCCCATCATGATTTGAACAGTCTCTGTACATACAGGCtcagcatccctaatccaaaaattgGAAAAGTCCAAAATCCACATTTTTTGAGCACTGACACGATGTGCTCAAAACACACGCAGGTTTTGGaagattttggatttcagattttcagattaggaatgCTCAATTAGAAAGTCTGTGAATattctaaaatcttaaaaactccaaaatgtgaaatattttggTTCCAAGTATTTTGCATAAAGGATAATCGACCTTTATCAACAAGCAGTGTATGTGCCAccgagagaaagagcaagaatgagaggggctggtgttgtggcacagactGAGCTGTGctctgcaatgccatcatcccatactgcagcactagcgtcctggctgctctgcttcagatctaactccctgctgatgcacctgggaaaccagcaggtgatagcccaagtgcgtGGCACCCTGACCCTCACacagaaacccagatggagtttcaggttcctggcttcagcctggcccaaacctgacggctgcagccatttggggagtgaatcagtggctggagGATCtttcctgtcccccacccccatcactctgcctttcaaataaatctttaaaaagagaaaggaatgagagagagtatgtgtgtgtgtgtgttctgtacATGAAATGAAAATGAGCTTCAAAATGTGGGCCTGACCGTAAAGGGCCTGGAAGAATTGACCTTACTCCTTTGCCACAGCATTGATGGAGAGATTAAATGGCTGCCCGTAGTGTAATGGGTAAAGTTTCTACCTAcgacaccggtatcccatatgggtgcctgttggagtcctggctattctactttcgatccagctccctgctaatggcctgggaaaagtagcagcagatggcccaagtgcttgggcccctgtcagccatgtgggagacacacaagaagctcctggcttcggcctggcctagccctggtcgtcacagccacctggggagtgaaccagcggatggaagatctctctctctctctctccccatctctccctctctctcccatctaaGTACTAATCAGGCAGGGTAGTATGGAAatagtctccctctccctctctctgtaactctttcaaataaataaatacatcttaaccCAAAAAAGGGGTGCAGATGATACGCAGAACTCTTAGATTTTGATCCTGGGGCCTTCTTCTGTCCTTCTGCAGCACAGGTGTTCCccagaggaagcagagcaggagcACCGAAGCACTCACTGATGTGTACACTTCATGACCATCCAGGAGACGCTAACAAAAAGTCTGGCCTCTGACAGGACAGCGATGGAGAGGTAGCAGCCACAGAGCACAGCGGAGAGCAGCAGGCCGACAGCCGGGCAGACCCCGACCTGCTTACCTTTTGCTGAAGCCTCATGTTGTCCCACACCTTGCTGCACACCATGCACTCAAAGGCTTCGATGTAATTGTCCTGGGTGACGTCCTGCACGCCCCACTGCCGCTCCCTGAGGGCTGCCAGGAGCCGCTGGTTAGAGATCTCCCCCTTGAGCTTCCACTCTGTGTAGGCCGTGTACAACCCGTCATCAGAATCCAGCCGCCTGATGTAACTCGCCAGCTCTCTGGGGTGAGGAAACTCGGAGACGAGAACAGCGCTGCGGCTGCTGGGGAGCCAGTCCGCGATGCTGGGGGAGCCGTAATACACGGGGACCACTCCCAGTTTCAGGGGTCTCCAGAGCTTCTCTGTGATGTAGTCGTCGCAGACCGCATTCTCAAAGGCAAGGATAAACTTGTACTGCGCGATGATCCTGTAAAAGCCGTCCGCGTCCATGGAAGCTGGGTTTCCCAGGGACTGAGGGAGATGCTGGTTTCGTAAACATTCGCCATAGGAGTCGACCTCGATGTAGGTCATCAGCTCGCGGACATAGCTGTCCCTGTCGGATGGCGGGTCGCAGTCCGACTGCACGTAGGCCAGGGGAGCAAGTCTCTTCCGAAGGTCGTTCTTGGTCTGCAGAGGAACGAGGAAACGGAGTGACGTCAGGGCTTCTACGCCCTCCAGGTACTGGGTTGTCAGCGGCAGGTGGGAGTGCCGGCTGAAGGTGGCGGTGTAGTTGAATAAGGTGATGACTGGCTTATGAAACAGTTTGTAGTTGTTTTTCGGGGACTCTTCGTGGAAAAGGGCCCAGTCGTGGTGGGCTTTCCGAGGCAGAGGTAGGCTGTCTATGTTAAAGTCGGTACCtaggaaaagaaagtgaaatgtTGTTACGGGAATTTGAGTTGGCTCTTTGTCTCGCAGCGATCAACTATGATGCAGCCAAAAGCAAGAGAGgagattttattgaaaaaaaaaaaaaaaaacatagactcCTGCTACCCAAGAGGAGACCCAAAGAGCGTTCCATCAAGGTCTGGGTATAGGGAGCTGATTTGGGGAGTGCATATCGACTGATCAATAAATTCTACATGGTTTCGACAGTCAGGGGTCcgctttgggtttttttttttttttttttttttttttttttgacaggcagagtggacagtgagagagagagagacagagagaaaggtcttcctttgccgttggttcaccctccaatggccgccgcggccagcgcaccgcgctgatccgatggcaggagccaggagccaggtgcttctcctggtctcccatgggatgcagggcccaagcacctgggccatcctccactgcactcccgggccacagcagagagctggcctggaagaggggcaaccgggacagaatccggcgccccgaccgggactagaacccgctgtgccggcgccgctaggtggaggattagcctagtgagccgcggcgccggccccgctttgttttttctgtctctcagagGTGGACATGGCTCCTGACCAGTTAACAAATACTACCTTGCCGACCACTTGAGAAATGTGACAGCTGAAAACCCTGCTTTGCAGTGTGTTCTGGTCAATTGCCTATGGGAATGAGACAccctatctttttattttcttggggCAATGTCTTTTGTCTAATCAGTGGGATGACAGGTTTCATACAAACACCTGCTTCCTTATTCCCACTGCCGATTAACCCATGCAACTCCTTGCAATATTAATTAGTAAGTCCAAGAGAACTTAAGTGTCTAAGTTTGAGTCCACCTGTAAGCTTAGCACACCAGTGTCTGTTGCTGTAAATAAGAAGCAGGTTAGAGTCCTGCAAAGCATCAGGCTTTCACCCCAGAAACTTCTCAGGGACAGGACTGCCAAGTGGGAGGACCAcccttttcattttatgaaaaaggAGACAGGAGTATGTCTGGCCAGGTCTAAAGGAAAATTTATTCCACTGCCTCCTGCAATCGGCTTTCCTTCTCGGAGGTGCTGTGCTTGAGACAGGGCAAGAGAAATAAAGAGGTCAAGATCgacagtttaaaaagaaaagaaggaaaggaaaggaaacagtAAGCAAAAGGAAACCAAAATGGGAAATGCAACTGGGTTGGCAGATTAattgggaaatattttttaaaaaagcaaaatcatgCAAAAGTAGCTGGAAGAAATATATgggatagatttttaaaaaatacaaaaagttcGATTTCAACAAAGTGCAGTTCATCAATCTTAGTCAAAGTGGTAGACAAGAGGCTCTTAAAGACGAAAGAGCTGGTAATAGCACAATATCACAGACCACGGCAGGGTGGACATGAATTAACAAGCACATCAAGAAATAAAGGAGGCTTAACAGGATTATAATCATGAGTGATTCTAGCTTCCTCGGGATTAACTGGAAAACCTTTGAAACATGATAATGTGCAGACAGAAGTGATGGATGTGGGTGGGGAGCCGACCAGGAAGAATTTATTTCTGTAACTGAGAAGGAAGAATTAAGAAAACACCACCATAGGTGAAACAGAATTGCTGAAGTGCTCCTGACAATGATGATTTTGCGAACCCTGATTGAGTTTGTGagaactggggcaggcatttggcacagcaggttaaactgctgcttgagacacctacatcccatcagagtacttgggttcaagtcccagctctgctctccattccagctttccggtaatgcacaccctgggaggcagcagctgatgggtccctgacacctccatggagacccggatggagttctgagatCCTGGTTTCCACTGGCCCAGACGTGGtaatgtgggcatttgagaagtgaaagaCATTTGAgagacattgtgtgtgtgtgtgggtgggtgtgtgcaagcatgtcatttaaataaatttttaaatttaagaaaataaaaataaataagaaaatgggaggaaaaaatgcatttttaccaCCTACTGGAAAAAGATAAATACCTACAGCAGAGTAAAACACATTCTCTGGAATAGCTCATGAAAATTAATCTTGCCAGTGCacattctctcaaataaatataaactctTTGGTGCCAACAATACATCAATGAGAAATGAATTGATCAAACAAGGCTTTTAAACAATTAAAGATCAGATATGATCGTGTCAGAGGATATGTaggaagcaaagagaaattgCAGAAGAAAGTTCCTCTGTCTTGATAACAGGCTTTTACTCCCAATCATCAGCAATGAACACACTAAAAAATGGGCATACACTGTACTCCTTGGCTGGGCATTTGCTGTCTTTGACCTTGAACATCAATAAAGAATCCTTACACACCTGACACTGAATGGCACATAGAGCTGGATGGCTGGCAAAGGTTAATAATTAATAATCCTTACAGAGAAACGTAAGGACATCAAATAGAATATGAGAAGAAAGGCAATTTATCACACTGAAGTAGCTGCTGCTCAGAAAGTGTCCCGGCTGGTCTGGTGGCCAAAGATGGGAACTGGAACTCATGAGTTGGAACATAAAGCTTCCAGCCGAGGCATAGCAGAGAACCCAGGCCCTTTACCTGAGAGAGGAAAGACCAAGGGCCAATCCACAGGATCACAGGCAAGGACCAGAGCTGCAGGAAGACAGAGACTGGAGAAGACACAACTAAACAAAGATAGGCCCAAGATTAACTGGGGGATTAGGCACAGGAGTTTTGAGGCGGTGACTCAAACACCATTGCTGGAATGCACACTGGCGACTCTTACTCTGGCTCATGGCTCTGCACCACAGCAAAGACTAAAGTGCAGAGCCATGAAGCAGAAAGACATAGAGCCTACTTCAGGGCCTCAGAGAGTGGACAGGGCCTGTGTTGTACTTCTGCTCATCTCCATCGGTAAAGGAGGAACGACCAATGGCTGTGTCTAGACTCTTCATGGCCACTAGGTAGGTCTGTGCAGGTGGTGAGAAATGGCCTTATAACCtgcatcagggctggtgctgtggcatagtaggttaagcctccacctgtgacactggcatcccatatgggtgccagctcgagtcctggaaagcagtggaagatggccacttggcttgggccactgtactcaagtaggagacccagacaaagctcctggctcctggcttcaaatcagatCAACCCACCTCccatcactgtggccatttggagagtgaaccagctaatggaagatctctctccattctttctctctctctctctctctgtaactctgcctctcaaataaataaatcttaaaaaaaaaaaaaaaactgcaccagTTAGAATGAGTCTGTCACTCTTAATAGCTGTAACACAGTAGTTACAGGGTCATTCTACCCCCAGACATACTGCAACTAGGAATCTGATGTaggaagaaaagggaggaggaCCGGGTCCCTCACACATGCAATCTATGCAGTAAAAAAGTCTGCAGAATCTAaacaagaaatatttatatttgtgtattATAAAGCACACACCTGCGGCAGGCACTTGATGCAGCAGTacctgaggggctggcatggcacagagggttaggttgtagcctgcaatgccaggcatcccatacaggcactggttcaagtcctgcctgttccatttccgatccaagtccctgctaacgtgcctggtaaagcagcagaacataCTCTCAAGTATTTGGGAACCTGcgatccatatgggagacccagatgaagttcctggctcctggctttgacatggcccagccccagccattgcagccacctggggagtaaatccctggatggaagatctctctctctctctctctctctgtaattgtacttttcaaataaattaataaataaatctttaaaaaaaaaaaaaaaagatccctttTGGAACACTCACATCCCCTGCAGGGTgataggttcaagtcttggctctactttgattccagcttcctgctaatgtgcatcctgagaggtgatggtttaagtacttgggtctctgtcacacatgtgagagacctagactgaattccaagctcctggcttgggtctggcccaaccttggccattataagtatttgggaagtgaaactaCAGAtaatagatttctctctctctctctctctctctctctctttctctctctctcttcaaataactAGATAAGGGTTTAGAAATAAAAGGAGGCATATACACTTTTACAAACGAGAGTGTGAGGgcacagcattgtggtgcagcaggttaaggcactacctgtgatgccaacatcccacatggtcaccaattcaagtcccagctattccacttctgatccagctccctgccaacgtgcctgggagagcaagcacttgggcctctaccacccatgtagaagatgcAGGTGGAATTCcatgcttctgacttcagcctagcccagcccagccccaggctttgcagccatttggggagtgggccagcggatggaagatctctcc
This region includes:
- the FUT10 gene encoding alpha-(1,3)-fucosyltransferase 10 isoform X1; the encoded protein is MVRVQRRKLLASCLCVAATVFLLVTLQVVVELGKFESKKFKNPKLQDGHVEMEEEPEHLHPFLKKEELTLTRTNKVEVDGFPVMLWWTPLTGEAGRLGQCGADACFFTVNRTYVDHPMTKAFLFYGTDFNIDSLPLPRKAHHDWALFHEESPKNNYKLFHKPVITLFNYTATFSRHSHLPLTTQYLEGVEALTSLRFLVPLQTKNDLRKRLAPLAYVQSDCDPPSDRDSYVRELMTYIEVDSYGECLRNQHLPQSLGNPASMDADGFYRIIAQYKFILAFENAVCDDYITEKLWRPLKLGVVPVYYGSPSIADWLPSSRSAVLVSEFPHPRELASYIRRLDSDDGLYTAYTEWKLKGEISNQRLLAALRERQWGVQDVTQDNYIEAFECMVCSKVWDNMRLQQKGLPPKNWKAEVSHLSCPEPTVFAFSPVTPQAPRRRSLREMWIPSFRQSKREAQALRWLVDRNQNFSTQEFWALVFKD
- the FUT10 gene encoding alpha-(1,3)-fucosyltransferase 10 isoform X2, with product MVRVQRRKLLASCLCVAATVFLLVTLQVVVELGKFESKKFKNPKLQDGHVEMEEEPEHLHPFLKKEELTLTRTNKVEVDGFPVMLWWTPLTGEAGRLGQCGADACFFTVNRTYVDHPMTKAFLFYGTDFNIDSLPLPRKAHHDWALFHEESPKNNYKLFHKPVITLFNYTATFSRHSHLPLTTQYLEGVEALTSLRFLVPLQTKNDLRKRLAPLAYVQSDCDPPSDRDSYVRELMTYIEVDSYGECLRNQHLPQSLGNPASMDADGFYRIIAQYKFILAFENAVCDDYITEKLWRPLKLGVVPVYYGSPSIADWLPSSRSAVLVSEFPHPRELASYIRRLDSDDGLYTAYTEWKLKGEISNQRLLAALRERQWGVQDVTQDNYIEAFECMVCSKVWDNMRLQQKGLFLFPGRGDVSAVIGG
- the FUT10 gene encoding alpha-(1,3)-fucosyltransferase 10 isoform X3, translated to MVRVQRRKLLASCLCVAATVFLLVTLQVVVELGKFESKKFKNPKLQDGHVEMEEEPEHLHPFLKKEELTLTRTNKVEVDGFPVMLWWTPLTGEAGRLGQCGADACFFTVNRTYVDHPMTKAFLFYGTDFNIDSLPLPRKAHHDWALFHEESPKNNYKLFHKPVITLFNYTATFSRHSHLPLTTQYLEGVEALTSLRFLVPLQTKNDLRKRLAPLAYVQSDCDPPSDRDSYVRELMTYIEVDSYGECLRNQHLPQSLGNPASMDADGFYRIIAQYKFILAFENAVCDDYITEKLWRPLKLGVVPVYYGSPSIADWLPSSRSAVLVSEFPHPRELASYIRRLDSDDGLYTAYTEWKLKGEISNQRLLAALRERQWGVQDVTQDNYIEAFECMVCSKVWDNMRLQQKNPFPAFYVSYDF